The DNA region TGGACGACGCTGGAACAGGCCGTGGGCTGGATCAACGGTGCGGGCGGTCGGGCTTCCATTGCCCATCCTGGGCGCTACAGCTACACGCCGGTGCAGTTCGGTGCGTTGTTCGACGAGTTCAAGCGCTTGGGCGGCGCTGCGATCGAGGTCGTTACCGGCAGCCATCATCCCGATCAATATGCCGAGTATGCCAATGTTGCCCGCCAGTACGGCTTCATGGCGTCTGCCGGGTCGGACTTCCACAGTCCGCGCGAAGGCAAGCTGGATCTGGGCGAGATCCCTCCACTGCCTGCCGACCTGACGCCGATCTGGCATGATTGGGTTTGAAGCTTAGGCGCTATTGGCTGCCTGGCCGATATTTCTGGTTTTTATCATTATGAACAAGGCATTTGTCAAAGAGTCGGACAACGACGATGACGACGACCTGGCACCGGAAGCGGTATCACTGCCCGCCGGCACCAAGAACTATATAACCGTCGACGGCTATAAACGGCTGCGGGCCGAGCTTGCACACCTGATGACTGAAGAGCGTCCGTCAGTAGTGCAGGTCGTGTCGTGGGCGGCGTCGAACGGCGACCGCTCCGAGAACGGCGACTACCTATACGGCAAGAAGCGCCTGCGGGAAATCGACCGGCGCATGCGCTTCCTGACGAAGCGGCTGGAATTGGCCGAAGTCGTCGACCCGGCCACGCAGCCGAACCGCGATCAAGTCTTCTTTGGCGCGACCGTGGTGTATTCCGACCAGGCCGGTGAGGAATTCCGCGTGACGATTGTGGGCGTGGACGAGGCCGAACCGCTGGAAGGGCGTATCAGCTGGATTTCACCGGTGGCCCGGGCTTTATTGAAGGCTCGGGAAGGCGACACAGTGACTTTGAAGACGCCGGCGGGGAAGAATGAGTTGGATGTTTTGGAGGTGATTTATCCAGAGGCAGCCTCGTAAGGGTTGCTGTGGTGTTGATTCATTTTCTATAGACGCGTACGGCTTGGTGGGGTGCTTGGCATGCTTGCTCACCGTCCATTTGAGTAGAGAAGGCGTATTGCGCTCGCCCTACGCGGCCCGCCTGCCGGGCCACTGCGGGCATCGAAGCTGATATTGCGCGGGGTTTGCTGGTGGGGTCACAGACACTGCCTTGATGGCCAAGTCGCATCTGACCTGGATTGCGATTAAAAGGCTGTCCCGACCCGATGACGGCGTAGTGACGTGGATTGGCTTTCGCAAACGGCGCCGATTACCGTTCTAGATGCCAGCCGCCAGCCCTTACCGACCTCCCGACAGATCAGCCCGAATGCCAAAATTGGGCCCGCAGGGGGCGCGATTTTGGCGGCGTGTAACCTCCTTCTCACGCGAACGGTGGGGCGTAAGCATGCCAAGCACATTGACCGTCCCAGCGATGGTGGCCTTTACATGCTGCAGTGGGCTGTGGGCTGGCCTGCTGTGCCGGGCCTTTGGGGCCGAGCGAGCCGGACGCGAAGGCAGCCCGAACGGGCGAACGAGCGAGGCGATGCGATGTTCGGCGCGCAGGGCGCCGAACCGGCACCGTGGCCCGGCACAGCAGGCCAGCCCACGGCCCACGTCAACAAAACGCAGCCCCATACATCACCAATCCCGCAAACCTGGATCTCCACGGCTAAGACCTCTCGAAACACTTCCCTCCAACAAGGTAAAATGCCCCTTTCCCTCACTCTGCCCCCCGCGCCCCATCTGTGACCAATATCTTGTACTTCTCTGGCTCCCTGGTTCTTTCCGCTTTTCGTCGTGAACGTCTCTTGAAGCGATTTGCTGAACTGGATCTGCCGGTTGGCGATATCAGCGGCCATTACGAGCACTATGTTCGTACCGACGCCGCCTTAAGTCCGGAAGCGCAGGGCCGGCTGGAGCAGTTGCTCGATTATGGCAACCACGGCGAACCGGCGAGCAAAGAGAACAAGAACGCATTGATTTTGCGCGTCGTTCCCCGTTTTGGGACGGTATCGCCCTGGGCCAGCAAGGCGACGGACATTGCGCATAATTGTGGCTTGTCTGAAGTGGGGCGTATTGAACGCGGCATACGGTATGTGATCGTGCCCGCGCGCGGATTGCTGGGATCGAAGTCCATCGACGAGAGCCAGTTGGCGCGTATCGCCGCCTGCCTGCATGATCGCATGACGCAAACGGTGGTGGATGCCTCCTTTGACGGCGCGGCCTTGTTTGCTTCGTTGCCTGGCAAGCCGCTGGAGACCATCGATATCATCGGTCACGGGCAGCAAGCGCTGGAAGAGGCAAACCGCAGCCTGGGCCTGGCCTTGTCCGAGGACGAAATCGAATACCTTGTCGACGCTTTCAAGCAGCTTGGGCGCAACCCCACTGACGTCGAACTGATGATGTTCGCTCAAGCCAACAGCGAGCATTGCCGGCACAAGATATTTAACGCGCAGTGGGTTATCGATGGCCAGGAGCAAGCCAATACCTTGTTCGGCATGATACGAGCCACGCACGCAGCCCAGCCGGAAGGCACGGTTGTGGCTTACTCGGATAACGCGGCCATCATGGCGGGCGGGCCAGCCACCCTGTTTCATGCGGGGGCCTCCGACACCGATAAGGTGTATGGTCATCATCCGGCCACCGTCCACACCTTGATGAAGGTCGAAACCCATAACCACCCGACAGCGATTGCACCGTTTCCCGGTGCAGCCACCGGAGCGGGCGGCGAGATACGGGATGAAGGCGCGACAGGCCGCGGCTCCAAGCCCAAAGCCGGCCTGACCGGTTTTACGGTGTCCAGCTTGCGCTTCAAGGATGCGCCTGAGCCCTGGGAGGCCGACGAGCACGGCCTGCCGGATCGCATTGCCAGCCCGCTGGACATCATTATCGAAGGCCCCGTCGGTGGCGCTGCATTCAACAACGAGTTTGGCAGGCCCAACCTGCTGGGCTATTTCCGCAGCTTTGAGCAAAGCGCCGGGGGCACACGTTGGGGCTATCACAAGCCCATCATGATCGCCGGGGGGCTGGGCTCCATTGACGACAGGCTGACTCATAAAGACCCCATCCCACCCGGCGCCTTGCTTATTCAGTTGGGCGGACCGGGCATGCGCATCGGCATGGGAGGCGGGGCGGCTTCCAGCCTTAGCGCCGGCGCCAATAGCGCCGAGTTGGATTTCGATTCCGTACAGCGCGACAACCCCGAGATGGAGCGCCGGGCGCAAGAAGTCATAGACCGATGCTGGCAGCAAGGCGACGCCAACCCCATCATTGCCATACACGACGTCGGTGCGGGCGGCCTTTCCAACGCGTTTCCAGAGTTGGTCAACGACGCCGGGCGCGGCGCCATCTTCGAATTGACGCAGGTCCACCTGGAAGAATCCGGCTTGTCGCCGGCAGAGATCTGGAGCAATGAGTCGCAAGAACGTTATGTACTGGCGATTTTGCCGGCGGACCTGTCACGGTTCGACGTCATCGCGCGGCGCGAGCGTTGCCCTTATGCCGTGGTCGGTGTAGCAACCGAAGAGCGGCAATTGCGTGTGACTTGCGGCGAAGGCTTGCCAGGTATTGCTGAAAGCGAGCGCAATCAACAAGTCGGCGCCAATCAACCTCGCCCAGTGGACGTACCCATCGACGTCATTCTGGGCAAGCCGCCGCGCATGACGCGCGACGTCGGCCGGGTTACGACTACCCACGAAGCCGTGGACGTCGTGGGTATCGCGCTGGACGAAGCCATAGATCGAGTGCTGCGTCATCCGACGGTGGCAAGCAAGAATTTCCTGATCACCATCGGAGACCGCACGGTGGGCGGCCTAAGCAGCCGCGACCAGATGGTGGGTCCCTGGCAGGTGCCGGTGGCCGACTGCGCAGTCACGCTTGCGGATTATGAAGGCGTACGCGGTGAAGCCATGGCCATGGGCGAGCGCACACCGCTGGCCATGATCGATGCCCCGGCGTCGGGCCGGATGGCGGTGGCTGAAGCGCTTACCAACCTTGCGGCCAGCGATGTGCAGTCGCTTAAAGACGTCAAGCTTTCGGCCAATTGGATGGCGGCTTGCGGGGTGGAAGGCCAGGATGCCGCGCTGTACGACACCGTGTCGGCGGTCAGTGAGTGGTGCCAGCAACTGGGGTTGTCCATCCCCGTCGGCAAAGATTCCTTGTCCATGCGCACGTCGTGGGAACATGAAGGCGAGCAGCGTGATGTGATCGCACCGGTTTCGCTGGTCGTGACAGCGTTTGCGCCGGTGGCCGATGTGCGCGCAACGCTCACGCCGCAATTGCGTACCGACGCTGGCGATACCGCGCTCATCCTGATCGATCTGGGCATGGGCCAGCAGCGCTTGGGCGGCTCTGTCCTGGCGCAGGCCTATGGGCAGGTTGGCCATACGGTTCCCGACATCGATGACGCCGTATCTCTGGGTGCGTTCTTCAAGACTGTGCGTCATCTTGCGGCACAGGGCCTGGTGTTGGCTTATCACGACCGCTCCGATGGCGGCCTGCTGGCTACCGTATGCGAAATGGCCTTTGCCGGCCATGTGGGTGTGTCCATCAATCTGGACATGCTCACCATCGACCCGCATGCCGCCGACTGGGGCGATTACAAGATACGGTCCGAGCAAGTTTCGATTCAGCGTGACGAGCTCACGCTCAAGGCATTGTTTGCCGAAGAAGCGGGTGCGGTCATACAGGTGCCGCTGGCGCGCCGCGATGAGGTCTTGCAGCAGCTCAGGGGGACGGGGCTCTCCGCTCATTCGCACGTCATGGGCAGCTTGAACACCAAGGACGAGATACAGATCTATCGCGACGGCCAGTGTATCTATCAGAAGCCGCGGGCTGTATTGGGACAGCAGTGGGCCGAGGTCACGCGCCGCATCATGGCGTTGCGTGACAATCCGGCGTGCGCGCAGGCAGAATTCGACAGCTGGCAAGATCAAGGTGATCCCGGCCTTACACCGCAGGTCAGCTTTGACCCCCAGGAAGACGTGGCGGCGCCCTATATTGTCAGCTGCAAGCGGCCTCGCGTGGCAGTGCTGCGTGAGCAAGGCTGCAACAGCCAGGTGGAAATGGCCTGGGCTTTTGACAAGGCCGGTTTCGAGTCCGTGGACGTGCACATGACGGACCTGCTGGCGGGCCACATAAGCCTGGCGGATGTCCAGGGCCTGGTGGCCGTGGGCGGCTTCAGTTATGGCGACGTGCTGGGGGCAGGCGAAGGTTGGGCGCGCACCATACGGTTCAATCAGCGATTGGCCGATCAATTCGCGCAATATTTTTCGCGGCCCGATAGTTTCGCCTTGGGCGTATGCAATGGTTGCCAGATGATGGCTGCCTTGGCCAGCATGATACCGGGCGCGGAACACTGGCCCAGGTTCACCCGCAATCAATCCGAAAAATACGAAGCGCGTTTGTCCCTGGTCGAGATTCCTGATTCGCCTTCGCTGTTCCTGCAAGGCATGGCGGGTACGCGCGTTCCCGTGGCGGTGGCGCATGGCGAAGGTTATGCCGACTTTTCCATGCAGGGTGACCTGGACCAGGTGCAGGCGGCATTGCATTACGTAGATAACCGCGGCGCACGCACCGAACAATACCCCAACAATCCCAACGGCAGCCCGCAGGGACTTACTGGTGTCACAACCGCCGACGGCCGCTACACCATCATGATGCCGCATCCTGAACGGGTCACGCGCAATGTAATGATGTCATGGGCACCTAAGCGTTGGGGCGACCTGGACACCGGCGGAGAACAAAGCCCGCATGGCGGCTACAGCCCCTGGTTGCGCATGTTTCGCAATGCCCGGGTGTGGCTTGGCTAGGTGGATACCCGCCTATCCGGCTACACATCCTGTAGCCGGATAGGTAAAAACCCCAGCTTCCGCTTATAATCCTGCTTTGCACGGAGCTTGCTTTATGCGTCTGATTAAAAAAGCGCTGACCTTTGACGATGTGTTGTTGGTCCCGGCGTATTCCGAAGTCCTTCCTCGCGATACCTCTCTTTCCACTCGCTTCACGCGCGACATTACGCTGAACATTCCGCTGGTATCAGCGGCCATGGACACCGTGACTGAATCGCGGCTGGCCATCGCCATGGCTCAGGAAGGCGGCATTGGCATCATCCACAAAAATCTCACTGCTCAAGAGCAGGCGCGCGAAGTTGCGCGGGTAAAACGGCACGAGTTCGGTATTGTCATTGACCCGGTCACC from Pollutimonas thiosulfatoxidans includes:
- the greB gene encoding transcription elongation factor GreB; this translates as MNKAFVKESDNDDDDDLAPEAVSLPAGTKNYITVDGYKRLRAELAHLMTEERPSVVQVVSWAASNGDRSENGDYLYGKKRLREIDRRMRFLTKRLELAEVVDPATQPNRDQVFFGATVVYSDQAGEEFRVTIVGVDEAEPLEGRISWISPVARALLKAREGDTVTLKTPAGKNELDVLEVIYPEAAS
- the purL gene encoding phosphoribosylformylglycinamidine synthase — translated: MTNILYFSGSLVLSAFRRERLLKRFAELDLPVGDISGHYEHYVRTDAALSPEAQGRLEQLLDYGNHGEPASKENKNALILRVVPRFGTVSPWASKATDIAHNCGLSEVGRIERGIRYVIVPARGLLGSKSIDESQLARIAACLHDRMTQTVVDASFDGAALFASLPGKPLETIDIIGHGQQALEEANRSLGLALSEDEIEYLVDAFKQLGRNPTDVELMMFAQANSEHCRHKIFNAQWVIDGQEQANTLFGMIRATHAAQPEGTVVAYSDNAAIMAGGPATLFHAGASDTDKVYGHHPATVHTLMKVETHNHPTAIAPFPGAATGAGGEIRDEGATGRGSKPKAGLTGFTVSSLRFKDAPEPWEADEHGLPDRIASPLDIIIEGPVGGAAFNNEFGRPNLLGYFRSFEQSAGGTRWGYHKPIMIAGGLGSIDDRLTHKDPIPPGALLIQLGGPGMRIGMGGGAASSLSAGANSAELDFDSVQRDNPEMERRAQEVIDRCWQQGDANPIIAIHDVGAGGLSNAFPELVNDAGRGAIFELTQVHLEESGLSPAEIWSNESQERYVLAILPADLSRFDVIARRERCPYAVVGVATEERQLRVTCGEGLPGIAESERNQQVGANQPRPVDVPIDVILGKPPRMTRDVGRVTTTHEAVDVVGIALDEAIDRVLRHPTVASKNFLITIGDRTVGGLSSRDQMVGPWQVPVADCAVTLADYEGVRGEAMAMGERTPLAMIDAPASGRMAVAEALTNLAASDVQSLKDVKLSANWMAACGVEGQDAALYDTVSAVSEWCQQLGLSIPVGKDSLSMRTSWEHEGEQRDVIAPVSLVVTAFAPVADVRATLTPQLRTDAGDTALILIDLGMGQQRLGGSVLAQAYGQVGHTVPDIDDAVSLGAFFKTVRHLAAQGLVLAYHDRSDGGLLATVCEMAFAGHVGVSINLDMLTIDPHAADWGDYKIRSEQVSIQRDELTLKALFAEEAGAVIQVPLARRDEVLQQLRGTGLSAHSHVMGSLNTKDEIQIYRDGQCIYQKPRAVLGQQWAEVTRRIMALRDNPACAQAEFDSWQDQGDPGLTPQVSFDPQEDVAAPYIVSCKRPRVAVLREQGCNSQVEMAWAFDKAGFESVDVHMTDLLAGHISLADVQGLVAVGGFSYGDVLGAGEGWARTIRFNQRLADQFAQYFSRPDSFALGVCNGCQMMAALASMIPGAEHWPRFTRNQSEKYEARLSLVEIPDSPSLFLQGMAGTRVPVAVAHGEGYADFSMQGDLDQVQAALHYVDNRGARTEQYPNNPNGSPQGLTGVTTADGRYTIMMPHPERVTRNVMMSWAPKRWGDLDTGGEQSPHGGYSPWLRMFRNARVWLG